A single genomic interval of Centropristis striata isolate RG_2023a ecotype Rhode Island chromosome 8, C.striata_1.0, whole genome shotgun sequence harbors:
- the psma2a gene encoding proteasome subunit alpha type-2, with product MAERGYSFSLTTFSPSGKLVQIEYALAAVAAGAPSVGIKASNGVVLATEKKQKSILYDEQSVHKVEPITKHIGMVYSGMGPDYRVLVRRARKLAQQYFLVYQEPIPTGQLVQRVASVMQEYTQSGGVRPFGVSLLIAGWDEDHPYLFQSDPSGAYFAWKATAMGKNYVNGKTFLEKRYNNDLELEDAIHTAILTLKESFEGQMTEENIEVGICNEAGFKRLTPAEVKDYLAAIA from the exons atgGCGGAACGAGGCTACAGTTTTTCCCTCACCACATTTAG CCCCTCGGGTAAACTGGTCCAGATTGAATATGCCCTGGCAGCAGTAGCAGCCGGAGCTCCCTCCGTTGGCATCAAAG CTTCCAATGGAGTTGTTTTGGCAACAGAGAAGAAACAAAAGTCCATTCTGTATGATGAGCAAAGTGTCCATAAAGTGGAGCCCATCACTAAACACATAGGCATGGTGTACAGCGGCATGGGGCCTGACTACAG GGTTTTAGTGCGACGAGCCCGGAAGTTGGCACAACAGTACTTCCTGGTTTACCAGGAGCCAATCCCCACAGGCCAGCTTGTCCAGAGAGTGGCCTCTGTAATGCAGGAGTACACACAGTCTGG aggaGTGCGTCCGTTTGGCGTTTCATTGCTGATTGCTGGATGGGATGAAGACCACCCCTACCTGTTCCAGTCAGACCCCTCT GGTGCATATTTTGCATGGAAAGCCACAGCAATGGGAAAGAACTACGTAAATGGAAAAACATTCCTTGAAAAAAG GTATAACAATGATCTGGAGTTGGAGGATGCCATCCACACAGCCATCTTGACACTCAAG gAGAGTTTTGAGGGTCAGATGACAGAGGAGAACATCGAAGTGGGGATCTGCAATGAGGCTGGCTTCAAAAGACTCACCCCAGCGGAGGTTAAAGACTACCTGGCAGCCATTGCGTGA
- the LOC131976823 gene encoding ATPase family AAA domain-containing protein 2-like isoform X1: MVILRSSSGGVGAEPVATTPKRRSMELETSSEFLSLLPASQRKSARLSRSSRGGDDSFSSSENNIVNGHADMKQDDGTGHHHSPRTRGQRVKLEVSFGEMEPKTSSPVNEDNSERGCLRKSSRLQREGKASSGKQQADVPDELEGSSTPKRSRFNLQSREGEEEEEDRSVRRSSRITRYKLDSRNQSVLYDRLITNTAEAVLQKMDDMKKMRRRLRSRDRDDEQELGVYTRGRMTRSLRTNVESKDTEEENQGGDDDDDDQDEEEEEDREDDDEEEEEEDDEDEDGEDDEEEDNQRRYDFRQRKTVVRYQAPQDEPREPRKRSMYFKDHSSPTRRRFRFSSTAPRSPYNRRRTSRSSSERRRHAIHSSDSTSSSSDDEKFQRRRSKNRSRSVNRCLPMNLVKEDLLGIQKDRMKIGASLADVDPMQIDKTVRFESIGGLSRHISALKEMVVFPLLYPEVFERFKIQPPRGCLFYGPPGTGKTLVARALANECSQGERKVSFFMRKGADCLSKWVGESERQLRLLFDQAYQMRPSIIFFDEIDGLAPVRSSRQDQIHSSIVSTLLALMDGLDGRGEVVVIGATNRLDSIDPALRRPGRFDREFLFGLPDREARKDILKIHTRQWTPPPSDTFLEELADKCVGYCGADIKAVCSEAALCALRRRYPQIYSSSQKLVLDVNSIAITNKDFMSAMSKMVPAAQRAVVSPAKALIPAIRPLLSATLQSILHTVSRLFPHAEQGLKRKRELDVACGVSEDDLMFSEDEASEVYSNGQTSQSQLKTTTVNGLLNLNRSVLSHPTSYRPRLLLEGRPGSGQSSHLAPAVLHALEKFTVYTLDMAVLFGASATAPEETCAQIFVEAKRTSPSILYIPHIGQWWETVGPALRATFLSLLSSIPAFAPILLLATCNLQYDQLSMEVQELFRMEYGEVLHVQVPTSRERKNFFEDLILNQAAKAPASKRKAVLNALEVLPVAPPPPPRQLTEEEIRRLEEQEEDTLRELRLFLRDVTNRLSQDKRFKAFTKPVDLEEVPDYAEVIEKPMDLSTVLAKIDLHKYETVKEFIQDVDLIWKNALEYNPDRDPSDRQIRHRACALKDTVHAIIRDELDEDFEKICVEMKTSRSTRASDCSTARFAPSFYHVLPKQSKSPAEANIADMTPKREPARPTAAITPNTSTSAVTMPKNTAKKKRRRRSRWCSGVIAKRKSYSPHTSRDDSHLGSDEEEEDGDDEEEVEKGDKGTGGEEDQMVVDVESGPAAAQEDSFELPVKEQDSQEGRKETNHAADDKVILCETENDDQTQNEKEKVEKSIIDQLAQSEENKMETKAENENSEPISVNTNKDSHTETEGDTQGQSNTEESSGTNSQKLTQTETEKCLSVMQADDRNNKVINVEETEQKSPAEPMEVEATDISTTEAVRGEEDTGTERSVRPITRALKNAVLQQQMVDVDRALQILHHETPPLVVDRDKLKELLERVVTKTEGYEVYKLEKLYALLCQSIYRHRRDYNKTSLVQELEQEIEDFC, encoded by the exons ATGGTGATACTACGCAGCAGCAGCGGCGGTGTAGGAGCTGAGCCGGTGGCAACAACTCCGAAGAGGAGGTCGATGGAGTTGGAAACTAGCTCCGAGTTTCTGTCGCTGCTTCCCGCGTCGCAGAGAAAGTCCGCCCGGCTGTCTCGGTCCTCCCGGGGCGGGGATGACAGCTTCAGCAGCTCCGAAAACAACATCGTGAAT GGGCATGCTGATATGAAGCAGGACGATGGAACTGGACACCATCACTCTCCGAGGACCAGAGGACAGAGAGTTAAATTAGAAGTCTCTTTTGGTGAGATGGAGCCGAAGACCAGCTCCCCTGTGAATGAAGACAACTCTGAAAGAGGATGCCTCAG GAAATCTtccaggctgcagagagagggaaaagCATCCAGTGGCAAGCAGCAAGCAG ATGTTCCAGATGAGTTGGAGGGGTCATCTACTCCCAAGAGGAGCCGCTTTAATCTACAGAGCAGAGAaggggaggaagaagaggaggatcgTTCAGTGAGACGTAGTTCCCGAATCACCAGATATAAACTGGATTCCCGTAACCAGTCTGTGCTCTATGACCGCCTCATCACCAA TACTGCTGAAGCTGTTCTCCAAAAGATGGATGACATGAAAAAGATGAGACGCAGACTGAGAAGCAGAGATAGAGACGATGAACAGGAG CTCGGTGTGTACACCAGAGGCAGAATGACGAGGTCTCTGAGGACAAATGTGGAGAGtaaagacacagaggaggagaaccAAG GaggggatgatgatgatgatgatcaagatgaagaagaggaggaagacagggaagatgatgatgaggaggaggaggaagaagatgatGAAGACGAGGATGGCgaggatgatgaagaagaagataaTCAGAGGCGTTATGACTTCAGACAGCGAAAGACTGTGGTTCGCTACCAGGCCCCACAGGATG AACCCAGAGAGCCCAGGAAGCGCAGCATGTACTTCAAGGACCACTCGTCTCCGACCAGACGCAGGTTTAGATTCAGCTCCACAGCCCCACGGAGCCCCTACAACAGGAGAAGAACCAGCAG GAGTAGTTCTGAGAG AAGGAGACATGCAATCCACAGTAGTGACTCCACTTCCTCATCTTCAGATGACGAGAAATTCCAGAGACGGAGAAGTAAGAACAGGAGCAGGTCGGTCAACAg ATGTCTGCCTATGAACCTTGTGAAAGAAGACCTGCTGGGCATCCAAAAGGACAGGATGAAGATTGGCGCAAGCCTTGCTGATGTGGATCCAATGCAAATCGACAAGACG GTGCGGTTTGAAAGCATCGGAGGTTTGAGCAGACACATCTCAGCGCTGAAGGAGATGGTGGTGTTCCCTCTGCTTTACCCAGAAGTCTTCGAGAGGTTCAAGATACAGCCTCCCAG gGGCTGTCTATTTTACGGTCCTCCAGGCACAGGGAAAACCCTGGTAGCCAGAGCCCTGGCCAATGAGTGCAGTCAGGGTGAGAGAAAGGTGTCTTTTTTCATGAGAAAAGGAGCTGACTGCCTCAGTAAGTGGGTGGGAGAATCTGAAAGACAGCTGCGACTGCTTTTTGATCAG GCATACCAGATGCGTCCCTCCATCATCTTCTTTGATGAGATTGATGGTTTGGCTCCAGTCAGGTCCAGCCGTCAGGACCAGATCCACAG tTCCATTGTGTCTACCCTATTGGCTCTCATGGATGGATTAGATGGCCGAGGAGAGGTTGTTGTTATAGGAGCCACAAACAGACTGGACTCCATTGACCCAGCTCTGAGAAGACCAGGGCGCTTCGACAGAGAGTTCCTCTTCGGCCTGCCAGACAGAGAG GCGAGAAAGGACATTCTGAAGATCCACACCAGACAGTGGACTCCACCACCCTCTGACACTTTTCTGGAAGAACTGGCAGATAAATGTGTTG GTTATTGTGGAGCAGACATCAAGGCAGTGTGTTCAGAGGCTGCCCTGTGTGCACTGCGGCGTCGCTATCCACAAATCTACTCGTCATCACAGAAACTTGTGCTTGATGTCAACTCCATCGCGATCACAAACAAAGACTTTATGTCCGCCATGTCCAAGATGGTGCCTGCTGCCCAGAG GGCAGTAGTGTCACCAGCCAAGGCCCTGATACCTGCCATTCGTCCTTTGCTGAGTGCCACCCTGCAGAGCATCCTCCACACTGTCAGCAGACTGTTCCCGCATGCTGAGCAGGGCttaaagaggaagagagaactAG ATGTGGCCTGTGGTGTGTCTGAGGATGACCTGATGTTCAGTGAGGATGAGGCCTCAGAAGTCTACTCCAATGGACAGACCTCTCAATCCCAACTCAAAACAACCACCGTTAATGGACTCCTCAACCTCAACAG GAGTGTGCTCAGCCACCCCACCTCCTACCGCCCCAGGCTGCTGTTGGAGGGAAGACCAGGCTCAGGTCAGAGCTCCCACCTGGCTCCTGCTGTCCTTCATGCCCTGGAGAAATTCACAGTGTACACACTGGACATGGCTGTGCTGTTTGGTGCCAGTGCAACTGCACCGGAAGAGACTTGTGCTCAG ATCTTTGTTGAAGCAAAGCGGACCTCACCCAGTATCCTGTACATCCCTCACATCGGACAGTGGTGGGAAACAGTGGGCCCGGCCTTACGAGCCACCTTCCTCAGCCTGCTCAGCTCCATTCCTGCCTTTGCTCCTATACTGCTTCTGGCTACGTGCAACCTGCAATATGACCAACTCAGTATGGAG GTGCAGGAGTTGTTTCGGATGGAGTATGGGGAGGTTTTACATGTCCAGGTCCCCAccagcagagaaagaaaaaacttcTTTGAGGATCTTATCCTCAATCAGGCTGCCAAGGCCCCTGCCTCAAAAAGAAAAGCTG TACTCAATGCATTGGAGGTGCTTCCTGTTGCTCCTCCGCCTCCCCCACGTCAGCTGACAGAAGAGGAGATCCGACGattggaggagcaggaggaagacaCCCTCAGGGAGCTTCGCCTCTTCCTCCGCGATGTCACCAACCGCCTGTCTCAAGATAAGCGCTTCAAGGCTTTTACAAAGCCTGTGGATTTAGAAGAG GTGCCAGATTATGCTGAGGTAATCGAGAAGCCTATGGACCTGTCCACAGTTCTTGCGAAGATCGATCTCCATAAGTATGAGACGGTGAAAGAGTTCATCCAAGACGTAGATCTCATCTGGAAGAATGCCCTTGAATACAACCCAGACAGAGACCCCTCAG ACCGTCAGATCCGCCACAGAGCGTGTGCATTGAAGGACACCGTCCATGCTATCATCAGAGATGAACTGGATGAAGATTTTGAGAAGATTTGTGTGGAGATGAAAACGTCGCGCAGCACAAGGG CCTCAGATTGCTCCACTGCCCGGTTTGCTCCCTCCTTCTATCACGTCCTTCCTAAACAGTCCAAATCTCCTGCTGAGGCCAATATCGCTGACATGACTCCAAAAAGAGAGCCAGCTAGACCCACAGCTGCCATCACTCCCAATACAAGTACCTCTGCTGTCACAATGCCTAAAAATACAG CCAAGAAAAAGAGAAGGCGGAGGAGTCGTTGGTGCTCTGGTGTCATTGCAAAGAGGAAGTCCTACTCTCCTCACACGTCCAGAGATGATTCACACTTGGGGtctgatgaggaagaggaggatggggATGATGAGGAGGAAGTTGAGAAGGGTGATAAGGGTactggaggagaggaagatcAAATGGTGGTTGATGTAGAGTCAGGGCCTGCAGCAGCCCAGGAAGATAGTTTTGAGCTCCCTGTGAAGGAGCAGGACAGTCAGGAGGGAAGAAAGGAGACAAATCATGCTGCTGATGATAAAGTTATCCTTTGTGAAACAGAAAATGATGACCAGACACAGAACGAAAAAGAAAAGGTGGAGAAATCTATCATAGATCAACTGGCACAGtcagaggaaaacaaaatggAGACAAAGGCAGAAAATGAGAACAGTGAACCCATTTCAGTGAACACTAACAAGGACAGCCACACTGAGACAGAAGGAGATACCCAGGGGCAATCCAACACAGAGGAGAGCAGTGGAACTAATAGCCAAAAGCTGACACAAACTGAGACTGAGAAATGTCTAAGTGTAATGCAGGCAGATGACAGGAACAACAAGGTAATTAATGTAGAGGAGACAGAGCAGAAGAGCCCTGCTGAACCAATGGAGGTGGAAGCAACAGATATCTCAACCACAGAAGCtgtcagaggagaggaggacacaGGCACAG AGCGGAGTGTGAGGCCGATAACTCGGGCTCTGAAGAAcgctgtgctgcagcagcagatggTTGATGTGGACAGAGCTCTGCAGATCCTGCACCACGAAACTCCTCCTCTGGTGGTCGACAGGGACAAATTAAAG GAGCTGTTGGAGAGAGTTGTGACCAAGACTGAAGGCTATGAGGTCTACAAGCTGGAGAAACTCTACGCTCTGCTCTGCCAGAGCATCTATAGACACAGACGAGACTACAACAAAACTTCACTAGTACAG GAGTTGGAACAAGAGATTGAAGACTTCTGTTGA
- the LOC131976823 gene encoding ATPase family AAA domain-containing protein 2-like isoform X2, whose protein sequence is MVILRSSSGGVGAEPVATTPKRRSMELETSSEFLSLLPASQRKSARLSRSSRGGDDSFSSSENNIVNGHADMKQDDGTGHHHSPRTRGQRVKLEVSFGEMEPKTSSPVNEDNSERGCLRKSSRLQREGKASSGKQQADVPDELEGSSTPKRSRFNLQSREGEEEEEDRSVRRSSRITRYKLDSRNQSVLYDRLITNTAEAVLQKMDDMKKMRRRLRSRDRDDEQELGVYTRGRMTRSLRTNVESKDTEEENQGGDDDDDDQDEEEEEDREDDDEEEEEEDDEDEDGEDDEEEDNQRRYDFRQRKTVVRYQAPQDEPREPRKRSMYFKDHSSPTRRRFRFSSTAPRSPYNRRRTSRRRHAIHSSDSTSSSSDDEKFQRRRSKNRSRSVNRCLPMNLVKEDLLGIQKDRMKIGASLADVDPMQIDKTVRFESIGGLSRHISALKEMVVFPLLYPEVFERFKIQPPRGCLFYGPPGTGKTLVARALANECSQGERKVSFFMRKGADCLSKWVGESERQLRLLFDQAYQMRPSIIFFDEIDGLAPVRSSRQDQIHSSIVSTLLALMDGLDGRGEVVVIGATNRLDSIDPALRRPGRFDREFLFGLPDREARKDILKIHTRQWTPPPSDTFLEELADKCVGYCGADIKAVCSEAALCALRRRYPQIYSSSQKLVLDVNSIAITNKDFMSAMSKMVPAAQRAVVSPAKALIPAIRPLLSATLQSILHTVSRLFPHAEQGLKRKRELDVACGVSEDDLMFSEDEASEVYSNGQTSQSQLKTTTVNGLLNLNRSVLSHPTSYRPRLLLEGRPGSGQSSHLAPAVLHALEKFTVYTLDMAVLFGASATAPEETCAQIFVEAKRTSPSILYIPHIGQWWETVGPALRATFLSLLSSIPAFAPILLLATCNLQYDQLSMEVQELFRMEYGEVLHVQVPTSRERKNFFEDLILNQAAKAPASKRKAVLNALEVLPVAPPPPPRQLTEEEIRRLEEQEEDTLRELRLFLRDVTNRLSQDKRFKAFTKPVDLEEVPDYAEVIEKPMDLSTVLAKIDLHKYETVKEFIQDVDLIWKNALEYNPDRDPSDRQIRHRACALKDTVHAIIRDELDEDFEKICVEMKTSRSTRASDCSTARFAPSFYHVLPKQSKSPAEANIADMTPKREPARPTAAITPNTSTSAVTMPKNTAKKKRRRRSRWCSGVIAKRKSYSPHTSRDDSHLGSDEEEEDGDDEEEVEKGDKGTGGEEDQMVVDVESGPAAAQEDSFELPVKEQDSQEGRKETNHAADDKVILCETENDDQTQNEKEKVEKSIIDQLAQSEENKMETKAENENSEPISVNTNKDSHTETEGDTQGQSNTEESSGTNSQKLTQTETEKCLSVMQADDRNNKVINVEETEQKSPAEPMEVEATDISTTEAVRGEEDTGTERSVRPITRALKNAVLQQQMVDVDRALQILHHETPPLVVDRDKLKELLERVVTKTEGYEVYKLEKLYALLCQSIYRHRRDYNKTSLVQELEQEIEDFC, encoded by the exons ATGGTGATACTACGCAGCAGCAGCGGCGGTGTAGGAGCTGAGCCGGTGGCAACAACTCCGAAGAGGAGGTCGATGGAGTTGGAAACTAGCTCCGAGTTTCTGTCGCTGCTTCCCGCGTCGCAGAGAAAGTCCGCCCGGCTGTCTCGGTCCTCCCGGGGCGGGGATGACAGCTTCAGCAGCTCCGAAAACAACATCGTGAAT GGGCATGCTGATATGAAGCAGGACGATGGAACTGGACACCATCACTCTCCGAGGACCAGAGGACAGAGAGTTAAATTAGAAGTCTCTTTTGGTGAGATGGAGCCGAAGACCAGCTCCCCTGTGAATGAAGACAACTCTGAAAGAGGATGCCTCAG GAAATCTtccaggctgcagagagagggaaaagCATCCAGTGGCAAGCAGCAAGCAG ATGTTCCAGATGAGTTGGAGGGGTCATCTACTCCCAAGAGGAGCCGCTTTAATCTACAGAGCAGAGAaggggaggaagaagaggaggatcgTTCAGTGAGACGTAGTTCCCGAATCACCAGATATAAACTGGATTCCCGTAACCAGTCTGTGCTCTATGACCGCCTCATCACCAA TACTGCTGAAGCTGTTCTCCAAAAGATGGATGACATGAAAAAGATGAGACGCAGACTGAGAAGCAGAGATAGAGACGATGAACAGGAG CTCGGTGTGTACACCAGAGGCAGAATGACGAGGTCTCTGAGGACAAATGTGGAGAGtaaagacacagaggaggagaaccAAG GaggggatgatgatgatgatgatcaagatgaagaagaggaggaagacagggaagatgatgatgaggaggaggaggaagaagatgatGAAGACGAGGATGGCgaggatgatgaagaagaagataaTCAGAGGCGTTATGACTTCAGACAGCGAAAGACTGTGGTTCGCTACCAGGCCCCACAGGATG AACCCAGAGAGCCCAGGAAGCGCAGCATGTACTTCAAGGACCACTCGTCTCCGACCAGACGCAGGTTTAGATTCAGCTCCACAGCCCCACGGAGCCCCTACAACAGGAGAAGAACCAGCAG AAGGAGACATGCAATCCACAGTAGTGACTCCACTTCCTCATCTTCAGATGACGAGAAATTCCAGAGACGGAGAAGTAAGAACAGGAGCAGGTCGGTCAACAg ATGTCTGCCTATGAACCTTGTGAAAGAAGACCTGCTGGGCATCCAAAAGGACAGGATGAAGATTGGCGCAAGCCTTGCTGATGTGGATCCAATGCAAATCGACAAGACG GTGCGGTTTGAAAGCATCGGAGGTTTGAGCAGACACATCTCAGCGCTGAAGGAGATGGTGGTGTTCCCTCTGCTTTACCCAGAAGTCTTCGAGAGGTTCAAGATACAGCCTCCCAG gGGCTGTCTATTTTACGGTCCTCCAGGCACAGGGAAAACCCTGGTAGCCAGAGCCCTGGCCAATGAGTGCAGTCAGGGTGAGAGAAAGGTGTCTTTTTTCATGAGAAAAGGAGCTGACTGCCTCAGTAAGTGGGTGGGAGAATCTGAAAGACAGCTGCGACTGCTTTTTGATCAG GCATACCAGATGCGTCCCTCCATCATCTTCTTTGATGAGATTGATGGTTTGGCTCCAGTCAGGTCCAGCCGTCAGGACCAGATCCACAG tTCCATTGTGTCTACCCTATTGGCTCTCATGGATGGATTAGATGGCCGAGGAGAGGTTGTTGTTATAGGAGCCACAAACAGACTGGACTCCATTGACCCAGCTCTGAGAAGACCAGGGCGCTTCGACAGAGAGTTCCTCTTCGGCCTGCCAGACAGAGAG GCGAGAAAGGACATTCTGAAGATCCACACCAGACAGTGGACTCCACCACCCTCTGACACTTTTCTGGAAGAACTGGCAGATAAATGTGTTG GTTATTGTGGAGCAGACATCAAGGCAGTGTGTTCAGAGGCTGCCCTGTGTGCACTGCGGCGTCGCTATCCACAAATCTACTCGTCATCACAGAAACTTGTGCTTGATGTCAACTCCATCGCGATCACAAACAAAGACTTTATGTCCGCCATGTCCAAGATGGTGCCTGCTGCCCAGAG GGCAGTAGTGTCACCAGCCAAGGCCCTGATACCTGCCATTCGTCCTTTGCTGAGTGCCACCCTGCAGAGCATCCTCCACACTGTCAGCAGACTGTTCCCGCATGCTGAGCAGGGCttaaagaggaagagagaactAG ATGTGGCCTGTGGTGTGTCTGAGGATGACCTGATGTTCAGTGAGGATGAGGCCTCAGAAGTCTACTCCAATGGACAGACCTCTCAATCCCAACTCAAAACAACCACCGTTAATGGACTCCTCAACCTCAACAG GAGTGTGCTCAGCCACCCCACCTCCTACCGCCCCAGGCTGCTGTTGGAGGGAAGACCAGGCTCAGGTCAGAGCTCCCACCTGGCTCCTGCTGTCCTTCATGCCCTGGAGAAATTCACAGTGTACACACTGGACATGGCTGTGCTGTTTGGTGCCAGTGCAACTGCACCGGAAGAGACTTGTGCTCAG ATCTTTGTTGAAGCAAAGCGGACCTCACCCAGTATCCTGTACATCCCTCACATCGGACAGTGGTGGGAAACAGTGGGCCCGGCCTTACGAGCCACCTTCCTCAGCCTGCTCAGCTCCATTCCTGCCTTTGCTCCTATACTGCTTCTGGCTACGTGCAACCTGCAATATGACCAACTCAGTATGGAG GTGCAGGAGTTGTTTCGGATGGAGTATGGGGAGGTTTTACATGTCCAGGTCCCCAccagcagagaaagaaaaaacttcTTTGAGGATCTTATCCTCAATCAGGCTGCCAAGGCCCCTGCCTCAAAAAGAAAAGCTG TACTCAATGCATTGGAGGTGCTTCCTGTTGCTCCTCCGCCTCCCCCACGTCAGCTGACAGAAGAGGAGATCCGACGattggaggagcaggaggaagacaCCCTCAGGGAGCTTCGCCTCTTCCTCCGCGATGTCACCAACCGCCTGTCTCAAGATAAGCGCTTCAAGGCTTTTACAAAGCCTGTGGATTTAGAAGAG GTGCCAGATTATGCTGAGGTAATCGAGAAGCCTATGGACCTGTCCACAGTTCTTGCGAAGATCGATCTCCATAAGTATGAGACGGTGAAAGAGTTCATCCAAGACGTAGATCTCATCTGGAAGAATGCCCTTGAATACAACCCAGACAGAGACCCCTCAG ACCGTCAGATCCGCCACAGAGCGTGTGCATTGAAGGACACCGTCCATGCTATCATCAGAGATGAACTGGATGAAGATTTTGAGAAGATTTGTGTGGAGATGAAAACGTCGCGCAGCACAAGGG CCTCAGATTGCTCCACTGCCCGGTTTGCTCCCTCCTTCTATCACGTCCTTCCTAAACAGTCCAAATCTCCTGCTGAGGCCAATATCGCTGACATGACTCCAAAAAGAGAGCCAGCTAGACCCACAGCTGCCATCACTCCCAATACAAGTACCTCTGCTGTCACAATGCCTAAAAATACAG CCAAGAAAAAGAGAAGGCGGAGGAGTCGTTGGTGCTCTGGTGTCATTGCAAAGAGGAAGTCCTACTCTCCTCACACGTCCAGAGATGATTCACACTTGGGGtctgatgaggaagaggaggatggggATGATGAGGAGGAAGTTGAGAAGGGTGATAAGGGTactggaggagaggaagatcAAATGGTGGTTGATGTAGAGTCAGGGCCTGCAGCAGCCCAGGAAGATAGTTTTGAGCTCCCTGTGAAGGAGCAGGACAGTCAGGAGGGAAGAAAGGAGACAAATCATGCTGCTGATGATAAAGTTATCCTTTGTGAAACAGAAAATGATGACCAGACACAGAACGAAAAAGAAAAGGTGGAGAAATCTATCATAGATCAACTGGCACAGtcagaggaaaacaaaatggAGACAAAGGCAGAAAATGAGAACAGTGAACCCATTTCAGTGAACACTAACAAGGACAGCCACACTGAGACAGAAGGAGATACCCAGGGGCAATCCAACACAGAGGAGAGCAGTGGAACTAATAGCCAAAAGCTGACACAAACTGAGACTGAGAAATGTCTAAGTGTAATGCAGGCAGATGACAGGAACAACAAGGTAATTAATGTAGAGGAGACAGAGCAGAAGAGCCCTGCTGAACCAATGGAGGTGGAAGCAACAGATATCTCAACCACAGAAGCtgtcagaggagaggaggacacaGGCACAG AGCGGAGTGTGAGGCCGATAACTCGGGCTCTGAAGAAcgctgtgctgcagcagcagatggTTGATGTGGACAGAGCTCTGCAGATCCTGCACCACGAAACTCCTCCTCTGGTGGTCGACAGGGACAAATTAAAG GAGCTGTTGGAGAGAGTTGTGACCAAGACTGAAGGCTATGAGGTCTACAAGCTGGAGAAACTCTACGCTCTGCTCTGCCAGAGCATCTATAGACACAGACGAGACTACAACAAAACTTCACTAGTACAG GAGTTGGAACAAGAGATTGAAGACTTCTGTTGA
- the mrpl32 gene encoding 39S ribosomal protein L32, mitochondrial, whose product MMNLAAIVHNLRCSLLRVESRLLQAAGLDRQLAPALAVNVPSLLPQLDREDELEEQQDQEQPPGLLDSILWMAAPKKRRTIEINRTRRRDPRKMIKVKTNIESCPECGHLKQKHILCGFCYAKVSKETAEIRKRIAAMEGGPRGAPTVETVILYDGETPSEADKDKRIVERPRKRPAWFSY is encoded by the exons ATGATGAATTTAGCCGCTATAGTGCACAATCTCAGGTGCTCTTTGCTACGCGTGGAAAGCAGACTTCTGCAGGCGGCGGGACTCGACAGACAGCTGG CTCCAGCGCTGGCAGTGAATGTCCCCAGCCTCCTGCCTCAGCTCGACAGGGAGGATGagctggaggagcagcaggatcaGGAGCAGCCCCCCGGCCTCCTAGACAGTATCCTGTGGATGGCAGCTCCCAAAAAGAGACGCACCATAGAGATTAACCGCACCAGAAGGAGAGATCCCCGCAAAATGATAAAAGTCAAG accaACATCGAGTCATGTCCGGAGTGTGGCCACTTGAAGCAGAAACACATCCTGTGTGGCTTCTGTTATGCTAAAGTGAGCAAGGAGACTGCTGAGATTCGTAAACGGATAGCAGCGATGGAAGGCGGCCCACGGGGGGCCCCGACTGTGGAGACTGTCATCCTGTATGACGGTGAAACACCAAGTGAGGCGGACAAAGACAAGAGGATTGTGGAGAGGCCCAGGAAGAGGCCTGCCTGGTTCAGTTATTGA